The DNA sequence TGACTCTTTTGAGACTTTTAGGAAAAGGCACAATCTGGCCTGTGTAACCTGAGATTACGTATCCGCCTTCAACGATGATTGAGGCAGATTTATCGTTTTTTTTAATAAAAAATTCTGTACTGCCAATGAGAATCTCATCGATTCCTACTGCAAATCTTTCATTAAATTTTTTTTGTAAAATAGCTTCATGGTTATCTATGTTATTTCTTATTTTACACCAAAACAAAGCTACTCCCGAACCAGCAGCTTTAACTGCAGCAGTTTTACCTGCTGCAGAGATATATATTTTTTTTCCGTCAGTTGTGTTTTCATCTTTTACAACCAGAGAAATTGAGAAGCTTGCATGTATGCCTACGCCTTCTATACGCATGTCAGCCAACTGTGAAAAATAAAAATTTTTAATAGTCATAAGTATCCCTCTTACAACATCCATTGTTGTACTTGATCGTGGTTTCACAGACAGCGATCAAGGTCTGGTAAAATCTATTACCTGAAGAGGGTTTTACACTCCTGAACGAAAGCGGGCAACAAAAAATGATTAATGTTGCTGGATTAACTCAAATTTTTAATATTTGAATCCTTTTTTTTCTTTCGAAAAAAAGACTACTCCTGTAAGGAGGAAAGATGAGTTAGTTGTCACAAAACTGTCATATTTTCTACATTTCACTGTCATCAAACTGTCCTATTTTGCCTCCAGCAGCAATCATTATTACTGATAAAACGGCATGTAGCCTGACTTTACTCCCCTGGAGGGAACATGACACTGATGCAAAAAACGCTGGCTCAATGTATCGCTTTAACCCTTTCATTGAGCGCTGTTTCTGCTTTTGCCGCCGACAATCTTACTGGCGCAGGTGGGACTTTCCCGGCACCGGTCTATAACAAATGGGCGGCGGAATACAATAAGGCAACGGGCGCTCAGGTTAACTATCAGGGCATCGGTTCTTCGGGCGGCGTAAAACAGATTATTGCAAAAACGGTCGACTTCGGTGCTTCGGACGCGCCAATGAAAGAAGAAGATCTGCAAAAAAATGGTCTGTTCCAGTTCCCAACCGTGATTGGCGGCGTCGTGCTGGCGGTGAATATCCCAGGCGTAAAATCCGGTCAGCTGACGCTGGATGGTAAAACCGTTGGCGACATCTATCTGGGTACCGTTAAAAAATGGAACGACCCGGCCATCACTAAACTGAACCCCGACGTAAAACTGCCGGACAGCAATATTAACGTGGTACGCCGTGCTGATGGTTCCGGTACGTCATTCGTGTTTACCAGCTATCTGGCAAAAGTGAACAGCGACTGGAACAGTAAAATTGGTAAAGGCAACACCGTTAACTGGCCGGTCGGCCTTGGCGGGAAAGGTAACGATGGCGTGGCCGCTTTTGTTCAGCGTCTGCCTGGCTCTATCGGCTATGTTGAATACGCTTATGCCAAACAGAACAGCCTGGCTTACACCAAACTGCTGGATGCCGATGGCAAAGCGGTTGAGCCGAGCGAGCAGAGCTTCAGCGATGCGGCTAAGGGTGCAGACTGGAGCAAATCTTTTGCTCAGGATCTGACTTATCAAAAAGGTGAGAATGCATGGCCGATCACCTCAACCACGTTCATCCTGTTGCAAAAAGAGCAGGCGAACGCTGAGAAAGGGACTGCCGTGCTGAAGTTCTTCGACTGGGCTTATAAAAACGGCACTGCGACCACCAACAGCCTTGATTATGCTTCTCTGCCAGATTCCGTTGTTGAACAGGTTCGTGCAGCCTGGAAAACCAATGTGAAAGACAGCTCAGGTAAAGCGCTGTACCAGGCTGATTAAACGGCTAAAAGTTACGGGCGGACGCTGCGCCGCCCTGAACCTCTACTATCGAGAATTCTATGGCTACGACCAGGCCGACATTTAATCCCCCCGGCAAGCAGGGCGACATCCTTTTCGGCGCGCTGGTAAAACTGGCTGCGCTGATTGTCCTGTTGCTGCTTGGCGGCATTATTGTCTCACTCGTTATCTCATCCTGGCCCAGCATACAAAAGTTCGGCTTTTCTTTTTTATGGACCAAAACCTGGGATGCGCCCAACGAACAGTTTGGTGCGCTGGTGCCCATCTACGGCACTGTTGTCACCTCGGTTATTGCGCTGATTATCGCCGTTCCGGTTAGCTTTGGCATCGCGCTGTTTCTGACGGAACTGGCGCCAAACTGGCTGCGTCGCCCCTTAGGCATGGCGATTGAGCTGCTGGCAGCGATCCCCAGCATCGTTTACGGCATGTGGGGTCTGTTTATTTTTGCCCCGCTGTTTGCCACTTATTTCCAGACGCCGCTCGGCGAGCTGATGGCGAATATTCCCATCGTCGGCATGCTCTTTTCCGGCCCGGCTTTCGGTATTGGTATTCTTGCCGCCGGGATTATCCTGGCCATTATGATCATTCCCTATATCGCCTCTGTCATGCGTGACGTCTTTGAACAGACGCCGGTGATGATGAAAGAGTCGGCTTATGGCATTGGCTGCACCACATGGGAGGTGATTTGGCGCATCGTTCTGCCGTTCACCAAAAATGGCGTGATCGGCGGCGTGATGCTGGGACTGGGCCGCGCGCTGGGTGAAACCATGGCGGTGACGTTTATTATCGGCAATACCTACCAGCTCGACAGCGCCTCGCTGTTTATGCCGGGTAACAGCATCACCTCGGCGCTGGCGAATGAATTTGCTGAAGCGGAATCGGGCGTGCATACCGCCGCACTGATGGAGCTGGGGCTGATCCTGTTTGTGATTACCTTTATCGTGCTGGCCTGCTCGAAATTTATGATCCTGCGCCTGGCAAAAAGTGAAGGAGCACGCTCATGACGATGATGGCTTTGCAATCGCGCGCCGAACTGGACGCATCACGCCGTAAAATGCAGGCGTGGCGGCGGATGAAAAACCGCATTGCGCTAACGCTTTCTCTGCTGACGATGGCTTTTGGCCTGTTCTGGCTGGTCTGGATCCTGTGGGCCACCGTGACTCGCGGTTTCGACGGCATGACGCTGTCGCTGTTCACCGAAAATACGCCTCCACCCAATACGGCTGGCGGCGGTCTGGCGAATGCCATTATGGGTAGCGGCCTGCTGATCCTGTGGGCTACCGTGATCGGCACACCGCTGGGCATTATGGCGGGCATTTATCTGGCGGAATATGGCCGTAAAGGCTGGCTGGCTGAAGTGATCCGCTTTATCAACGACATTCTACTGTCGGCACCGTCCATCGTGGTTGGCCTGTTTGTCTATACGCTGGTCGTCGCGCGGATGCAGCATTTCTCCGGTCTGGCTGGCGTGCTCGCGCTGGCGCTGCTGCAAATCCCCATCATTATTCGCACCACGGAAAACATGTTGAAACTGGTGCCGGACAGCCTGCGTGAAGCGGCTTACGCGCTGGGAACGCCAAAATGGAAAATGATCTCGGCCATCACGCTGAAAGCGTCGGTATCCGGCATTCTTACCGGTGTTCTGCTGGCCGTTGCGCGCATTGCCGGCGAGACGGCTCCCCTGCTGTTTACCTCGCTGTCCAACCAGTTCTGGAGCACCGACCTGATGCAGCCACTGGCCAACCTGCCGGTAACCATTTTTAAATTCGCCATGAGCCCGTTTGCCGAATGGCAAAGTCTGGCCTGGGCTGGCGTGCTGCTGATTACTCTCTGCGTGTTAGTACTGAATATCCTGGCACGCGTGATTTTTTCCAAGCGCAAACACTAATTAAGATGCGCGGCTGCGGCGGCGCAAACAAGCGAGAAAGAGAATGGCTGACAATACCGCCGGAAATATGATTCAGGTTCGCGATTTGAACTTCTATTATGGAAAATTTCATGCGCTGAAAAACGTTAATCTGGATATCGCTAAAAACCAGGTCACGGCGTTTATCGGCCCGTCAGGCTGTGGTAAATCTACCCTGCTGCGCACCTTCAACAAGATGTTCTCGCTCTATCCTGAGCAGCGCGCCGAAGGCGAGATCCTGCTGGATGGCGAAAACATCCTGACCGCCAGCCAGGATATCGCCCTGCTGCGCGCGCGCGTCGGGATGGTGTTCCAGAAACCGACGCCGTTCCCGATGTCAATTTACGATAACATCGCTTTTGGCGTGCGCCTGTTTGAAAAACTTTCCCGTGCCGATATGGACGAGCGGGTACAATGGGCGCTGAGTAAAGCCGCTCTGTGGAATGAAACCAAAGATAAGCTGCATCAAAGCGGTTACAGCCTTTCCGGCGGTCAGCAGCAGCGACTCTGTATCGCTCGCGGCATCGCTATTCGGCCGGAAGTGCTGCTGCTGGACGAACCGTGCTCGGCGCTGGATCCGATTTCTACCGGACGTATCGAAGAGCTGATTACCGAGCTGAAGCAGGATTACACCGTCGTTATCGTAACCCACAACATGCAGCAGGCGGCGCGCTGTTCCGATCACACGGCATTTATGTATCTGGGCGAGCTGATTGAATTCAGCGACACCGACACGCTGTTCACCAAGCCGCACCAGAAACAAACTGAAGACTACATTACCGGCCGCTACGGCTGAGTTGCCTGGAGCACATCATGGATAACCTGAATCTGAATAAACATATCTCCGGGCAGTTCAACGCCGAGCTGGAGCATATCCGCACCCAGGTCATGACCATGGGCGGGCTGGTGGAGAAGCAGCTGACGGACGCGATTATCGCCATGCACAATCAGGACGGCGAGCTGGCGCAGCGGGTCATTGACGGCGATCAGAAGGTCAACATGATGGAAGTGTCGATCGATGAAGCCTGCGTGCGGATTATCGCCAAGCGTCAGCCTACCGCCAGCGATTTACGTCTGGTGATGGCGATTATTAAAACCATTTCCGAACTGGAACGCATTGGCGACGTAGCGGAAAAAATCAGCCGCACGGCACTGGAGAAGTTTGGCCAGCAGCATCAGTCATTGCTGGTGAGCCTGGAATCGCTGGGGTATCACACGATTCAGATGCTGCATGATGTACTGGATGCTTTCGCCCGCATGGATCTGAGCGCGGCTATTGAAATTTACCGTGAAGACAAGAAGGTCGATCAGGAATACGAGGGCATCGTGCGGCAGCTGATGACCTACATGATGGAAGATCCCCGCACTATCCCCAGCGTGCTGACCGCGCTGTTCTGTGCGCGCGCTATCGAACGTATTGGCGATCGCTGTCAGAACATCTGCGAGATCATCTTCTACTTTGTTAAAGGGCAGGATTTCCGCCACGTTGGTGGCGACAAGCTTGATGAACTGTTGACGGGCGAAAGCAGTAAAGATACGCCTGTCTGACAGAAAGAGTAACAAGGACGTTAATCTATCAATATCTTGATCATCAATGACTTTTATAAAAATGAGAAGAGTTCCCATAAACCCTTCTCATTTTTTTGCCGATATCATCCGCTATTCAGTATCCGGGCTGCGATAAATCTGCACCGCTATACTATCGGGTGAATGATAATTTACGATCGACACAACATCCTTAGAACCTTCAATACGCCAGCATTCAGCTTCAACATGACATTTAGTTTGGGGTTTGTAGCCAGCAGAGATCAGGTAGTCCCGCACTTTTTTTGCTTCATTAGTATCCTGAAACCGAATAGTAAACACCTGTGCTTGCGGGCCGCTGACCTTGCCGAACGCAAATTCATAGTTGTCCGAGATTCGCGGCATATTTTTTAGCAGATCCGGCGTGTAGTACTCGTATTCTCTTTCATTATATTGGGTGTAATACGCGCTGCTGGCCAATTCCATTTTTATATACGGCCAGACGAAAGCGAGTACCGCACAAATGAAAATAGTTATTAATAACAATATTTTTGCCGACTTTTTCATAGATCCATTCTTCCGCTTGAGCCGGTAGTAACAAAGGTTCGTTCGCGGGTTGGCAAAATTATGTTTCCGGATAAAAAGTCGTTGTAAGGGGCAATAGTTTTCATGAAGGGTGGTAACAGGCCATAACGTGGTTGTGAATTAGGGAATTTTTCAGGATCCGGGAATAAGAGCGGTATAAAAGCGTTCACTTTGAATGAACCGATTTCCCCGTACGGAATATTTTATAAGGTGATGTCATACCTTGAGAGTAAGTGACATCATAATATTCCTTTCCTGATGCTTCTCCCAGAGCCATCTTATTCAACAATGCACGAATATCTGTTCCTTGTGCATGCCCGAGGTCAATCCATCCGAGTACTTCTGTATAAACTAACCCGTAGCTTTCGGTTGCGGCTTGCCGACCGTCGAGTATGTCTGTCCTTTTACTCATTTTTGATTTCCTTTTCTTTGTTCTTCCCGTTTCAATAGGTTCGTCCAATATTTACTCGACCGATAATACGCCAGTAATTTCAGCTGTAAACTTCTTCCTGAACCAATCTCGTCAGATATCACACATCATAAACCCCTGTATGCTGCTTGTGCTGTTTTACGCACTATCGAAGGCATTGAAAATCGTGGCCAGGGCATCTGCGGACTGATCTTCTGGTCGGAGGCTATTGGCCTGACCGCCAGCGTAAACATATACTTGCCTCACATTTCATTCAGGCAGGGATTCTTCATGACACCTCACCAGGCTGCAAAGGGCGCTACGCCCGGCAAAGCGATGCTGGCCGCCGTCAGCGGTTACGCAATGGACGGCTTCGATCTGCTTATCCTGGGCTTTATGCTGCCCGCTATCAGTGTTTCTCTGGCGCTCAATCCATCGCAGGCTGGCTCGCTGGTTACCTGGACGCTGATTGGCGCGGTAATCGGCGGAATCGTTTTTGGTCATCTTAGCGATCGCTTTGGCCGCATTCGCGTACTCACCTGGACCATCCTGATGTTCTCGCTTTTTACCGGTCTGTGCGCGATAGCGCAGGGTTACTGGGATCTGCTGGCCTGGCGCACGCTGGCGGGCGTGGGTCTTGGCGGCGAGTTCGGCATTGGTATGGCGCTGATTGCGGAAGCCTGGCCTGCGGAGAAACGTAACCGTGCCTCGGCCTGGGTAGGGATCGGCTGGCAGTTAGGCGTTCTGCTGGCTGCTTTTATCACTCCGCTGTTACTGCCCTATATCGGCTGGCGCGGGATGTTTTTGATTGGATTACTGCCCGCGCTGGCTTCGTTTTTTATTCGCCGGAGACTGGGTGAGCCGGAAGGTTTTACCCGACATGTCGACGTTAATCAGGGGCTCTCTTTCGGCGCACGTCTCAGGCTGCTGTTTAAGGATACTGCGACGACCAAAGCCAGCCTGGGGATCTTTATCCTTTGCTCGGTGCAGAATTTTGGTTATTACGGGCTGATGATCTGGATGCCCGGTTATCTCTCTTCAAACTTCGGTTTTACGCTGACCAAATCCGGACTCTGGACGGCGGTGACGGTCGTGGGCATGACCTTCGGCATTTGGCTGTTTGGCGTGCTGGCCGATCGTTTTACCCGCTGGAAAATTTTCCTGCTGTATCAGTTTGGCGCAGTCATCATGGTTATTGTTTATGCCCAGCTTCGCGATCCCACCGTAATGCTGTTTACCGGCGCGTTAATGGGCATGTTTGTGAACGGTATGATTGGCGGCTACGGCGCGCTGATCTCGGATACCTATCCGGCACAGGTGCGTGCAACGGCGCAAAACGTGTTGTTCAATCTGGGGCGGGGCGTGGGCGGTTTTGGTCCATTGGTGATTGGCCTGCTGGTGATGAAGCTCTCCTTTAACGCGGCCATCACGCTGCTGGCGCTTATTTATCTGCTGGATATTTTCGCCACCCTGTTCCTGCTGCCTAAAAAGCAGGGCAACGAGGATACGCTGGGCGCAATTGGGTAATATTCATGGTCGGATAAGGGCGGCTAAAGGGCAACTTCACGCCATCACTGCGCTGAGCCGCCCTTAGCGAGTCATCGGCTAGCGTGTAATCCCCCAGCCTCTTTCCCGCCACAGCTCCGGCAGCTGCGCCATATCATCAAACGTTGTTACCAGCGGATGATCCAGCGGTTTGTTGTGCGCATCTGCACAGTAATAAAATACCGGAATACCTGCCGCGATACCGGCTTTGGCGCCCGCTTCGGAGTCATCAACCAGGATGCACTGCTCAATGGGAACAGACATCTCTTTTGCCGCATGGAACATCAGCGCTGGATCGGGTTTCCAGCTGGAAAGGGTGTAACCGCTATACAACCGGTCATCAAAAAAGGAAAGCATCCCGGTCAGGCCCAGCGAATGCTGCATTTTGCTCACGGTGCCGTTCGATACCACGCACATTGGGACCGCGATCTTCTCCAGCAAGGCTTTCGCCCCGGCGATGGGCTGTAGCTGCTCATCGAACAAACGGGCTACCTCCTCACGGTAGGCCGGTTCGATCTCCTCTTTCCTGGCTTTAAGAGCATGTTCAGCGCACACATCCGCAATAATGTCGTACAGCTTCACGCCTTTGTACTTTTCAAACATTTCCTGTAGCGAAAGTTCGACACCGAACCGGGCGAACGTATTCACGTAGGCTTGGGTACAAAGCAGTTCGCTGTCCACCAGCGTTCCGTCACAATCGAAAAACACACAGCTAACAGACATCGTGCCTCCTCAGGTTTGCTTTCTTTGCATCACTGTAACGATCCTTAACAGAATTGCGACCTGTAATGTCAATTTCAGTTAGATGCCGCGATCTTCGGGCATCTACAGCGCAATCGGTTGCGAAAAAACCGTTGTGCTATCTGGCAAATTAAAATTTATCGGTTAGGATAGCCGACGATAACTTTTCTCCGTTTTGGAATCTCATAATGAATAACTCAGGTCTACTGCAGCGGATCTTCAAACTCCAGCAACACGGCACCACAGTACGGACCGAAGTCATTGCCGGTTTCACGACTTTCCTGACCATGGTCTATATCGTATTCGTGAACCCGCAAATTCTTGGCGTGGCCGGTATGGATACGCAGGCGGTGTTTGTGACGACCTGCCTGATTGCAGCCGCAGGCAGTATTCTGATGGGCCTGGTCGCCAACCTTCCGGTAGCGCTGGCTCCGGCAATGGGCCTGAACGCCTTTTTTGCCTTTGTGGTGGTCGGCGCAATGGGCATCTCGTGGCAGACAGGGATGGGCGCTATCTTCTGGGGCGCGGTTGGCCTGCTGCTGTTGACCCTTTTCCGCGTCCGCTACTGGATGATTGCTAATATCCCGATGAGCCTGCGTGTGGGCATTACGGCCGGTATTGGTCTGTTTATTGCGATGATCGGCCTGAAAAATGCCGGCATCGTGGTGGCAAACAAAGAGACGCTGGTGGCGGTAGGGGATTTAACTTCGCACAGCGTCCTGCTGGGCGCACTGGGCTTCTTTATTATCGCTATCCTTGCTTCGCGTAACATTCATATTGCGGTGCTGGTTTCTATCGTGGTCACCACGCTGATTGGCCTGGCGATTGGTGATGTAAAGTATGGCGGCGTTTTCTCTGTGCCAACCGGCATGACCTCGATTGTCGGACAGGTTGACCTGGCGGGATCGCTGAATATCGGCATGGCCGGCATCATCTTTTCCTTTATGCTGGTCAATCTGTTTGACTCCTCCGGTACGCTGATTGGCGTGACGGATAAAGCCGGTCTGACCGATGAAAAGGGCACCTTCCCCCGTATGAAGCAGGCGCTGTTTGTCGACAGCATCAGCTCCGTTGCGGGTGCTTTTATCGGCACCTCTTCCGTTACCGCATATATTGAAAGCTCCTCCGGCGTCTCCATTGGCGGCCGTACCGGTCTGGTGGCGGTGGTTACGGGGATCCTGTTCCTGCTGGTGATGTTCCTGTCGCCGCTGGCTGGCATGGTTCCGGCTTATGCAGCTGCTGGCGCGCTGATCTATGTTGGCGTATTGATGACATCCAGCCTGGCGCGCGTGAAGTGGGACGATCTGACCGAAGCCGTTCCTGCTTTCGTC is a window from the Pantoea sp. CCBC3-3-1 genome containing:
- the pstS gene encoding phosphate ABC transporter substrate-binding protein PstS, yielding MTLMQKTLAQCIALTLSLSAVSAFAADNLTGAGGTFPAPVYNKWAAEYNKATGAQVNYQGIGSSGGVKQIIAKTVDFGASDAPMKEEDLQKNGLFQFPTVIGGVVLAVNIPGVKSGQLTLDGKTVGDIYLGTVKKWNDPAITKLNPDVKLPDSNINVVRRADGSGTSFVFTSYLAKVNSDWNSKIGKGNTVNWPVGLGGKGNDGVAAFVQRLPGSIGYVEYAYAKQNSLAYTKLLDADGKAVEPSEQSFSDAAKGADWSKSFAQDLTYQKGENAWPITSTTFILLQKEQANAEKGTAVLKFFDWAYKNGTATTNSLDYASLPDSVVEQVRAAWKTNVKDSSGKALYQAD
- the pstC gene encoding phosphate ABC transporter permease PstC, encoding MATTRPTFNPPGKQGDILFGALVKLAALIVLLLLGGIIVSLVISSWPSIQKFGFSFLWTKTWDAPNEQFGALVPIYGTVVTSVIALIIAVPVSFGIALFLTELAPNWLRRPLGMAIELLAAIPSIVYGMWGLFIFAPLFATYFQTPLGELMANIPIVGMLFSGPAFGIGILAAGIILAIMIIPYIASVMRDVFEQTPVMMKESAYGIGCTTWEVIWRIVLPFTKNGVIGGVMLGLGRALGETMAVTFIIGNTYQLDSASLFMPGNSITSALANEFAEAESGVHTAALMELGLILFVITFIVLACSKFMILRLAKSEGARS
- the pstA gene encoding phosphate ABC transporter permease PstA, producing the protein MTMMALQSRAELDASRRKMQAWRRMKNRIALTLSLLTMAFGLFWLVWILWATVTRGFDGMTLSLFTENTPPPNTAGGGLANAIMGSGLLILWATVIGTPLGIMAGIYLAEYGRKGWLAEVIRFINDILLSAPSIVVGLFVYTLVVARMQHFSGLAGVLALALLQIPIIIRTTENMLKLVPDSLREAAYALGTPKWKMISAITLKASVSGILTGVLLAVARIAGETAPLLFTSLSNQFWSTDLMQPLANLPVTIFKFAMSPFAEWQSLAWAGVLLITLCVLVLNILARVIFSKRKH
- the pstB gene encoding phosphate ABC transporter ATP-binding protein PstB, with product MADNTAGNMIQVRDLNFYYGKFHALKNVNLDIAKNQVTAFIGPSGCGKSTLLRTFNKMFSLYPEQRAEGEILLDGENILTASQDIALLRARVGMVFQKPTPFPMSIYDNIAFGVRLFEKLSRADMDERVQWALSKAALWNETKDKLHQSGYSLSGGQQQRLCIARGIAIRPEVLLLDEPCSALDPISTGRIEELITELKQDYTVVIVTHNMQQAARCSDHTAFMYLGELIEFSDTDTLFTKPHQKQTEDYITGRYG
- the phoU gene encoding phosphate signaling complex protein PhoU, whose translation is MDNLNLNKHISGQFNAELEHIRTQVMTMGGLVEKQLTDAIIAMHNQDGELAQRVIDGDQKVNMMEVSIDEACVRIIAKRQPTASDLRLVMAIIKTISELERIGDVAEKISRTALEKFGQQHQSLLVSLESLGYHTIQMLHDVLDAFARMDLSAAIEIYREDKKVDQEYEGIVRQLMTYMMEDPRTIPSVLTALFCARAIERIGDRCQNICEIIFYFVKGQDFRHVGGDKLDELLTGESSKDTPV
- a CDS encoding MFS transporter, producing the protein MTPHQAAKGATPGKAMLAAVSGYAMDGFDLLILGFMLPAISVSLALNPSQAGSLVTWTLIGAVIGGIVFGHLSDRFGRIRVLTWTILMFSLFTGLCAIAQGYWDLLAWRTLAGVGLGGEFGIGMALIAEAWPAEKRNRASAWVGIGWQLGVLLAAFITPLLLPYIGWRGMFLIGLLPALASFFIRRRLGEPEGFTRHVDVNQGLSFGARLRLLFKDTATTKASLGIFILCSVQNFGYYGLMIWMPGYLSSNFGFTLTKSGLWTAVTVVGMTFGIWLFGVLADRFTRWKIFLLYQFGAVIMVIVYAQLRDPTVMLFTGALMGMFVNGMIGGYGALISDTYPAQVRATAQNVLFNLGRGVGGFGPLVIGLLVMKLSFNAAITLLALIYLLDIFATLFLLPKKQGNEDTLGAIG
- the yieH gene encoding 6-phosphogluconate phosphatase, translated to MSVSCVFFDCDGTLVDSELLCTQAYVNTFARFGVELSLQEMFEKYKGVKLYDIIADVCAEHALKARKEEIEPAYREEVARLFDEQLQPIAGAKALLEKIAVPMCVVSNGTVSKMQHSLGLTGMLSFFDDRLYSGYTLSSWKPDPALMFHAAKEMSVPIEQCILVDDSEAGAKAGIAAGIPVFYYCADAHNKPLDHPLVTTFDDMAQLPELWRERGWGITR
- a CDS encoding NCS2 family permease, whose product is MNNSGLLQRIFKLQQHGTTVRTEVIAGFTTFLTMVYIVFVNPQILGVAGMDTQAVFVTTCLIAAAGSILMGLVANLPVALAPAMGLNAFFAFVVVGAMGISWQTGMGAIFWGAVGLLLLTLFRVRYWMIANIPMSLRVGITAGIGLFIAMIGLKNAGIVVANKETLVAVGDLTSHSVLLGALGFFIIAILASRNIHIAVLVSIVVTTLIGLAIGDVKYGGVFSVPTGMTSIVGQVDLAGSLNIGMAGIIFSFMLVNLFDSSGTLIGVTDKAGLTDEKGTFPRMKQALFVDSISSVAGAFIGTSSVTAYIESSSGVSIGGRTGLVAVVTGILFLLVMFLSPLAGMVPAYAAAGALIYVGVLMTSSLARVKWDDLTEAVPAFVTTIMMPFSFSITEGIALGFISYCVMKLGTGRWREISPCVVVVALLFVLKIVFIDAH